The Branchiostoma lanceolatum isolate klBraLanc5 chromosome 1, klBraLanc5.hap2, whole genome shotgun sequence genomic sequence tgtcctttaggccacaccatcttgattttatggatgacatcctctggagaccccaaaactaatgcgcgcgggcgaaaaaaagaaaatccagccaaaaaaaaaaaaatgctgctaaaccacagggctactagtacaaagctggtattgcgaattgaaccacagaacacagtttatttgtaggaggtacatgtaggttgtcttgtttatcatagcagactcagtgCAAGTGATtaatttttaatatattgacaagaacgaccaaagaagtatactattagaaggtatttggctccaaggactgtggatgatatatgactgtaatAAGAATTataactcatatacacccataagggcagtttcaacatacatggcattgaactccatattaagcattccatggtttacgctcacaaatctcactgtgaaacctctgccaatccctcaattcctctgccatgtctctcattattgcaaaagaaacgtgtgagagccactctggataggtcgtgtttgaaattgtctgggcgatactcgctgcatGGCctccgcgatcctctcgtacaactttgcaaacgcaaaatctccCTAGCcgacatcgatggcataccaatccacaaatacgccccagttttccgataagccggcacaatgctagccttttgcggcaatctaagtcagcaagttccagagttccgtgtagccttggaggaggtgattttttttgttttttttttgacaacaggcgaaaatcaatgcgcgcgcggatgtcatccataagattaagttggtgtggccttaacatcATAAAGTGTTTCAACCTACACTTTGGCATGTAACACTTCACTATAAAGAATCCATTGCTGTCATACTTAACATAGATTTAAGAAATTAACAGATGGAATATCAATCATCTAAGAATGTAATATTACTTTTCCAAATTTTGAATTATCTCCGaaaataagttttttttaaagaaacacGAAATCGACTTTTATTCACTTCTTTTAATACTGTAAAGAAAAAGATCCAACACTTTCATCACTTTAACATTTGCAGGTATCAAAGCTAAAAAGGATGTTCCTACAGATCAAAATCATTTTGAGTTAAACCAAGAAATTCAATTGGTCCAGCCTAGCAGCTCACTACCAATGATAGtgaatggtaacgttacatcatacgATAGTACTAGTGGAATGCACACTAAATAAGTAGTTGTTAACGACTAGGGTCCTTTGAATATGGCCTATACACAATGCTCCTTTCTTCCACTATGGAAAGTTCCCAATATTTTGCTGCATGGCTTCATACAGTTGTATATGCTGATCAGTGCTCTGTTTATATAGACTGGTAATGTTTGATCATTCTAGCAACGATTACCAGGAAACTTATTTTCTattagcgttttttttttcaaagtgaaaGCTTGTGTTCAAGAAAGTATTCATAACATTTACCCCCCAGACTGTACCAAATCGAATCATGCTCGAAATCCAACCAATTAAAATGCACAGATGTAAATaaaatttgtaaataaaatTTATGCTGAATGTATTTTTTCAGTGGGTGGCTTACCCCCAATTACATATATTGCTCATGTTGTTGATGGAATAACTTAGCCTCGGTGTCATCCTAGTTGGTAAGGGGACAGTATGGGAGTCTCGGTAAACTAACTAGGTTGACATTCAGGCTAGATTTTAGTTATGGGTTATTAGTGCATGTTTCGGTCTGTCAGAACACTTTCAGTTCAAGTttttaaaatatacatgtagtacacgtATTGAACTTTCACCCAATTTGTACTGAGGGCTAAGGGTTGAAATTGATCCTGAATCCATGCCAGTTAGTACAGCTTGATCGCTCTGGCTTACCCAAAAGTAGATTCCAAGAGTATAAGGTTTTCATTCACCTCTTATGCCACTAACACAATGGACATATCAGGTAAATCAGCCAAGTACTTGAAACTTCAGCTTGAGGATCATCAATACATTAGCATTAGTTGCAGCAGACGTCAGCATTATAAGATTTAACCCTCTCTCTAGATCTGTTTGCTAAGCCCAAAATCAATAAAGAATTGCCAGCCAAATTGCTACTTTAGTGTCCTAAAGGTTAACCAACAGGTGAACATGGCATCTTCTGCATTTCCACAATAAGATACTTTCAGACGCATTTTACAGGGAATATTTTTCAGGTCTTTGGAAACAGAATGAAATCCACACTGCTTACGAGCTATAAATCTACACAGtgagaaaataaacatacaGTACGACTACTTTAATTCATTCAGGCATACATACACTTGTACATCCTTTCATCCAACTAAAACACACATAATTATGGTTCTATCAACTGGCAGTTCTGATGACATGTCATACCTACTCACGTCTAGTTTTAACAAACATGCCAATAGCCTGGTACACAATTTTCACAAAGTCATGTCTGTCCCAAATGGCAGTTTTACGTTACTCAAGCATCAGAAACTGAGCCTCAACCACGATTCGGTTGGATGTGTCCAATCAAAATTTCCAAACAATTTTGAGGATATCTAAAAATACAGCAACCAAAACTAAACTGTATCTATCTGTTACAATGCAATCCTGTCTATCATATTGTTCAGCAAATAAACTtgaacaaaaaaagttttttccTTTGAATTTCTTGCTGTTACATCAATTGTATCTCTATAACAACATAGGGTAGGCTAAGACAATTGCTAGACTAGTCGTCATCTTGAGGGGAGTTTGACTTTGAGCTCTTGGCTCTGCTTTGCATGGACTGCAGCGCTCGCTCTCGTAACTTTCTCTCGAGCTCGTCAAGGTTGTCGTCTTCCTCCCCACTCTCTGAACCCTGAAAAACACAAGAGAGAAGCAACAtttgtgttatgttttgttataaTGTGAAAGACTTCTACAAGACAGTACAGAAATCATAGCTTTTTAAAGAACATAAGTGGTCATTACTGCAGCAAGTTTACAGAACTATGTCTCTTTGTCAGAAAACCTTtaagtttgtttgcttgtactTATACAAAGTTGAACATATGACTACACTGGATTCTTTAATTAATCATTCCAATTAATTGTTCAACAAACTCTGCAGAAATGGCGAACTTGACAAAGAGGAATTTACCAGAGTGATATACTTATTCATAGAAAAAAAACGTAAGACTGACGCTAGAGgggcacacacaaacacgccataTCCACTCTCACAGACCTGATACTTTGTGTTTCATATAAGGTAGATATTTACATTAATTTTCCTCTTTGTCCTTCAACCTGAGAGGTCCTGGTCCACATTAGACTCCCCCTAGGACCAATGTAAAAAGTTCTATATTAGCAATATGACGCACTCACTCCACAATGTCTCATGTCTTCTGACAATTTGGAATAGTTGTAATCAAGTCTAAAATCCTCACACCCCTAACTAAACAAATTGGTCCAAAATCACAGTCCCTGATTGGATAAGAATCCTGATTGGGTTAGACTACTACTTACAGGAGGTAGGGCAGTACCTGTATCTGTAATTTTGTTGGGACACTTAAATAAAAGCAAAAAAgcgaaaattgaagaaaaaaagcgtATCAACCTACctctttttcctcttctttctccttcttgtgTTTCTTGTGCTTGGACTTGTGCTTGtgcttcttgtgttttttgtgcttcttctccttcttggATTTCTTCTTCACTTCAGCATCAGACTCcttaagaaacaaaaacattaagaaCAAAATTAGCATTTATGTgtacaacaaatacacaaatgtgGCACCGTGTTAGCATAACAGGGCGTTGGATGCgaaaatcccctgacatgccactgatgttgtgccctttggaaaggcacttaacatgactttcctcactccacccagcttcaaaaatgggtacctggttTCGGTTGGTGAGGTAAAAGGCAACGGAAAGAGTGGGTTggactccgccttccaataccgtgcccaagacaccgtggattaacaacccactgcccctacggcctcaaaaaggctatgggactacctttaccttaaccTTTTAAATATACAAATTCATCCTATGCATGGAACCATTATTTGCCAAACACGTTGCCAGTTGACATAACCTCTTGAGTACAAATATCCTCACCTTGTCAGCGCTTTCAGAACCAGAGTCTTCCTTCTTGGTCTTCTTCTTCGGGGCTGGTTTAGGAGACGGACTTCTGGAGCCCGAAGGTGAGCGAGATGGCTTCTTCTTGACCACCGCAGCTCGAGCTGGAGATGGGGATTGCTCACTGTGGGAACAATAACCACTCTTCAATTTATTGAAACAAAAGTTGTAGTACATCACAAATATATGGGgaaaggtggcaaggtggtcttgtgatTAGGGTTGTTCTGGGTTTTAAATCCCTACttggccccaatgttgtgcccttggaaaaaggcactttacaccaatttccCCATGAGCAAACAAGTACCTAGCTCCAGCTAGGGACGACCTCTTGGATGGAACACAAAACTGgcgtgttatgcctaaaggtaGTCtaccggttatgcaaaacaaacaaaaacaaattatgCACAAAGAAAATAACCATCTGttccaaaaaaatatttccCAACAAATCCATTTATCATCATAATCTGTCGGCCTGTAACAGCCGGGAACAGACAAGAAGTACTTGtttcactccacattgccctatcAAGCATCATTTTTTCTGAATGTTCATATTCAATTTCAGTGTCTCTAATTCAAGTGTCTGTAAAAGAACCATTTATACAGGTCTGCCTAGAAGAAACTAGTGTTAGCTCATACCCTGAAGCGCTTCTCTTCCTCCGCTTGACAGGACTTGGAGACACTTCCTTCACCGGTTTCTTTGGTGATCCCGCGGACCAGCGTTGTGGAGACGAGACTGACCGGCGACGCGGTGACGAATTTGACCTCCGTCTCGGCGACACGTCTTGCTGTTTACGTCTGGGCGACATCCTTCGCGGAGATCGGGAGGACCGAGACTGCCTTCTGGGCTGTGGGGAGGGCGTGCGGCGCCGGCGTGCAGGCGGGGAGGGGGACCGTCGTTTACGGACTGGGGAGGGGGACTCCCTGTGAGGGGAGGGAGCACGTCGCTTGGGTGGAGGGGATGCGGATGGGGAATGGTCTCTGCTGGGTCGTGCCCGCTTGGGTGATCCTCTTGGCGATGGGCTCATGCGTCTCCTCGGAGGCGGAGTGAGGGGCGATCTACGTCTCGGCGGCGGGGTCGGGGATCGACGTCTTCTCTGAGGGGGAGGGCTGACGGATCGTCTCCTGGGAGAAGGGCTTCGACGCCTACGTGGGGACGGCGTTCTACGTCTTCTAGGAGAGGGTGTCCGTCTTCTAGGAGACGGGGTACGCCTTCTGGGTGAAGGAGTGGTACGTCTTCTCGGAGACGGGGTGGCCCGCCTTCTTGGGGAGGGTGAGCGGCGTTTGGGAGAGCGGGAGAACGATCGCCGTCTTCTGCGAGGGGGAGGCGAGGGACTGTAGCGGGGTCTGCGGAGCATCGGGGAGGGGGTGCGTCGCCTTGGGGACGGGGATCTTCCGCGTCTCCTGTGCAAATGTGAAGAAGACGACGCATcagtttttcaattcaattccatTCTCGattcaattctttatcaacatatcaacattgcagacatgAAAAAAAGGAAGCCTGAGTGATGTTGATATCTACAATTGAAATACAAATtaacacatatgtacatattaACTATACATGAAATAACAGGTACCCATTATCTTGTACAAGATTCTACAGTCCGATGGATTGGTGTAGAAAAGAGTTCTGTAGTCTATCAAGTACAGCTTCTGAACaggaaatgtacagtttcttaAGAAACAGCCTGCTCACCTTGGAGATGGTCTGCGTCTGTCTGGAGAGGAGCTCCTCCTTCGCCGTCGTGGTGACCTGGAGCGAGACCGGCTGTAGGACCGCTGGCGCCGCCCGCCGGTCTTCCCTGACTTCTTCCTGTCGTCGTCATCGGATGAAGACGAGGAGGAATCTAAGAAAAAGGACAATTTCTCGGTCAACCATAGACACTTAGATGTGCTCTTAAAATTTGACACACACTACCATCGCAGTAAAAAAAAGCTTCAATTTGTATTTCTTCAGAACTGCCCACAGGGCAACAATCTACATGACAATTAAGACTCAtacatgatagaaaataaaCAGAATTAGCAGAGAGCTAGCGGTCTTCTTTTCTTCAGTATGATGCTGAAAGACAACGGTCCTTACCTGAGGGAGAGGAGTGCTGTTTTCTGTACTGCCGTCTCTGCTGCAAACCATCAGGCTTTGGTACGTACTCATATGTAGGACCTGCGTCTGAAGATAAACACAGCACATGAATATGGGATACTACATGGCTGGAATAGATGCTTATGAAACACCAACATGACTAACACGACACACCTATGAAAATAAGGTATTGAATAGATTAACACAAAGACAAAGAATGTCTCTAATACCGTCAGCATCCCCAGAATCACGACTCTTCTCCTTCTCCAGTTTTGCCTTGTAGTGTGCAGGAGGTGGGGAGGGTGAGCCCAGGGGACGAACAACTGCAATCTTCTTCTCTTCCTGAGGTTGAAAAAGAACAAACTTAAcccagagtatggtataccagaTAATAAATTCTTCattcttgttctttcacatcttcttttctttgactttggaattgactttggcattctacaaaataagtatccgttttccgaaatttttgtttacaatttaCATTACATTTGTATGGACGAAAAATTGGGGCAGGGGGATTGATGGGTGCGCatatgccatccatataatcaaatcgacatggcctaaCCTTCTAACAATCACAATGTGATATACTAGAGAAAATCTCAACCTTTGCTTCTGCGTCCGCCTTCAGTTTGGGCTCGGGTGAACGGGACTTGTCCTTCCGACTGGGCGATGCCGCCGGTTTCTGCGACCGCTTGGCTGGGGAAGATGGTCGCCGCTGTCGCCTCACGGGTGACCTTGACCCAGAAGAACCTGACGATCCAGAGCTTGCTGACCTTGAACGAGATCGCCCTCTGCGTCGCTCCCTGGAAAAAGCAGGTCTGTTATATAAGGTACTTAAGTTACGGCTACAATATCAAACATCGTTTTTCTCCAATTTTGCTTTGGATTAAGACATCATTAACCCAACATTTCCTTCTCTTTTACTTCAACAAAATTAACTATAGACAATTTATGTGGTGACATATTCCCAGTGCTGTCAGCCAGAGAATGAAAGAATGTTTTAGACACAAAAATTTAATCACTTCAAGTACCACAAGTCCAGGTGgacaaatacaataaaaacTTTAAAAGGCACATCAGAACTTCCAAGGCCATGATAGCAAACAAAAATAACCACTTAATCCAGATGTGAGTTTGGATCTGAATGTTTTTAAATCTAAATCTTCTTCCCTCCCATCCAGACAATACAAAACACTTTAATTAAATACATTTCTATCTTCACATAAAAAATGTAGCACTTTGTCTTCTTTGTCTATTTGACAGAACAATTTTCCAATCAATAACCTTGTTGGCTACCAGAAGATGGAATTTTGTGCTAAATCCCTCAAATTTAGACAGACATTGAAATCGGGAAAAGGCCTACTCAAAAATAATGAGAAAAAAGTACACACTCCGATAtatgaaaatgtacaacaaagcaAACAACAGTTTTATTTCTTCAGCAACTAGACAACTAAATGCAGCATGCAAAAAGGCAcagcaaaaaaatattttgatcaaATCTTTTAGGCATCAACGCCAGTGCAAGGAGCTACAAAACCGTATTCCAAAGCTGTCAAGAgatccattgttttttttttgtttttttgttttttttttacaccaacAAAGGTTCAGCTGTACCTTTGTAGCAGCCAACCTCTCCCCCTCTGTGGTCTATGGTACAAATAAAGTACATGTGATTGTGAAGCAGTCTCTTCTGACACATTGACGAGCGAATGGGCAGCAAGCGACAACCACTCTCACACAGCAATCACACCAAGAAGAAATCTTGACCGACAATCATCTTCTATGTACTCATATAAATCATCATTTTATCCCTTAGGTGTCTAGCCACGAAGAACAAAGAACCTTAACCAGTCCATGGCACTTTAAAAAAGGACTGGCCAAAGTTCTCACTTTTCCAGTCCCAACAACTAGTAGATAGGTAAAGAATACCACAAGACCTCTCAGTACATTTTTTAACATTCTTCACATTCAAGCAACCACCAGAGCTCACAGAGAACTtttcttacatgtagtttataagaaaaatgtatgCTTAATATGTGATTTTCTTCAATCTCTTGAAAAAAAAGCTAATGCTAGAATACCAATGTTTACATCTGAAGTATTCAAAAACTGACACTTCAAACCACACTATAAGGTTAGAAACACCAAGTCTTAAGGTGGAAAGTACCTTTGTGTCATCCAACCTCTTCCCCTGTCAGCTCTATAATACAAAGAGGCACATAAATATACTATCATGGCCATAAATACAATTTCATTTATCTTTCAGTCATAGAATGGGCTCAAGGGGAAAGAATGAAAATTAGCGTGACCCCGAGGTCAaactttgttttgctttttttcaccCAGAAGCCTAACTCCAATTCTATATCCAATACATTTACTTCTagatttacaaatgtacttgtttgAGTAGCACACACATGAACAATTCTCAACTAATATATGCCACAGTTgaaaaatcaattatttttgGTTCCTCTAGTGTGTTGTCAATATGCTAATGTCAGACATAAGAAAGCTATTTTTTCAAACGGGAACTTTGGAGTCcttctggatcaaagttgaactgtaattgccaacacaaaaaattggacttacctaaattttcgactgatcagctcaaGTCTTCGTCAGGGAATGAGCAATCTAacgactttctgcaacatatgatccactgctcaccgagtcacataTTCTATCTGCGTAACGCgacatcacagaagcagtggattgcacattccttgacaaagactgaagcTGA encodes the following:
- the LOC136430962 gene encoding serine/arginine repetitive matrix protein 1-like isoform X8, encoding MEPDPKCMQINLTGFLNGKNAREFMGDLWKLLVSAQDNIAGIPAEFLDKKKEEIKQRQLEQERIQAGLKRYQELKEQEEKEEEVKVEEGEEEKKDKAEGSPEEGTNAEEAAKEESPTQANPAATPQPKKSSESKSPSKEEPKKRSPSPKKAEADPPAKKSSSDHEKKRDRRRSRSRSRSRSPRRSRSRSPRRSSPRRRRRSSRSRSPRRRSPPRRRSPPRPSRRNRADRGRGWMTQRPQRGRGWLLQRERRRGRSRSRSASSGSSGSSGSRSPVRRQRRPSSPAKRSQKPAASPSRKDKSRSPEPKLKADAEAKEEKKIAVVRPLGSPSPPPAHYKAKLEKEKSRDSGDADDAGPTYEYVPKPDGLQQRRQYRKQHSSPSDSSSSSSDDDDRKKSGKTGGRRQRSYSRSRSRSPRRRRRSSSPDRRRPSPRRRGRSPSPRRRTPSPMLRRPRYSPSPPPRRRRRSFSRSPKRRSPSPRRRATPSPRRRTTPSPRRRTPSPRRRTPSPRRRRTPSPRRRRSPSPRRRSVSPPPQRRRRSPTPPPRRRSPLTPPPRRRMSPSPRGSPKRARPSRDHSPSASPPPKRRAPSPHRESPSPVRKRRSPSPPARRRRTPSPQPRRQSRSSRSPRRMSPRRKQQDVSPRRRSNSSPRRRSVSSPQRWSAGSPKKPVKEVSPSPVKRRKRSASGEQSPSPARAAVVKKKPSRSPSGSRSPSPKPAPKKKTKKEDSGSESADKESDAEVKKKSKKEKKHKKHKKHKHKSKHKKHKKEKEEEKEGSESGEEDDNLDELERKLRERALQSMQSRAKSSKSNSPQDDD
- the LOC136430962 gene encoding serine/arginine repetitive matrix protein 1-like isoform X7; this translates as MDAGFFRGTSAEQDNRFANKQKKLLKQMKFADGLEKKVDMTKVNIETIKPWIKQKINDMLGFEDDVVIDYVFNLLEEEKEPDPKCMQINLTGFLNGKNAREFMGDLWKLLVSAQDNIAGIPAEFLDKKKEEIKQRQLEQERIQAGLKRYQELKEQEEKEEEVKVEEGEEEKKDKAEGSPEEGTNAEEAAKEESPTQANPAATPQPKKSSESKSPSKEEPKKRSPSPKKAEADPPAKKSSSDHEKKRDRRRSRSRSRSRSPRRSRSRSPRRSSPRRRRRSSRSRSPRRRSPPRRRSPPRPSRRNRADRGRGWMTQRPQRGRGWLLQRERRRGRSRSRSASSGSSGSSGSRSPVRRQRRPSSPAKRSQKPAASPSRKDKSRSPEPKLKADAEAKEEKKIAVVRPLGSPSPPPAHYKAKLEKEKSRDSGDADDAGPTYEYVPKPDGLQQRRQYRKQHSSPSDSSSSSSDDDDRKKSGKTGGRRQRSYSRSRSRSPRRRRRSSSPDRRRPSPRRRGRSPSPRRRTPSPMLRRPRYSPSPPPRRRRRSFSRSPKRRSPSPRRRATPSPRRRTTPSPRRRTPSPRRRTPSPRRRRTPSPRRRRSPSPRRRSVSPPPQRRRRSPTPPPRRRSPLTPPPRRRMSPSPRGSPKRARPSRDHSPSASPPPKRRAPSPHRESPSPVRKRRSPSPPARRRRTPSPQPRRQSRSSRSPRRMSPRRKQQDVSPRRRSNSSPRRRSVSSPQRWSAGSPKKPVKEVSPSPVKRRKRSASGEQSPSPARAAVVKKKPSRSPSGSRSPSPKPAPKKKTKKEDSGSESADKESDAEVKKKSKKEKKHKKHKKHKHKSKHKKHKKEKEEEKEGESNVDQDLSG